A region of Huiozyma naganishii CBS 8797 chromosome 12, complete genome DNA encodes the following proteins:
- the PEX15 gene encoding Pex15p (similar to Saccharomyces cerevisiae PEX15 (YOL044W); ancestral locus Anc_7.87) — protein MSLSVDDILEDDTLGSTILLDAPSAVDSNYRECMNLLVKGQPKGALERMFERGVLNDEALDSPAHFTLCLSCYSNIPDFASLGVSLQTVAKRVFDVQQMNDTILHLRSRDDAMAQLEKYFVCFVRTLHLQNSRDRLEGTIQLQSRMKDEIRECSEAILNEEDALVLRDMVYTYLVDLEVGLLHNKKSLSLYDSLCLGLPQLRDVLQRYDTMGTTFEDTITRDLGPLPKPKKTAAQRPISAVTPKPITNRDELQGAITGSEPEREKQVSVSWGNLVPTAKKYYSDHVAQFLARQDPRILRALSICLLLLVIIHRDKFRSHNFRQLFQRTLRNSLQQLWYITKTLTSV, from the coding sequence ATGAGTCTATCGGTAGACGATATACTGGAGGATGATACCCTCGGGAGCACCATCTTGCTGGATGCTCCGTCCGCGGTCGATTCAAACTACAGAGAGTGCATGAACCTGCTTGTTAAGGGCCAGCCGAAGGGGGCACTGGAGAGGATGTTTGAACGGGGGGTATTGAACGATGAGGCGCTGGACAGTCCTGCACATTTCACATTGTGCTTGAGTTGCTATTCCAATATCCCAGATTTCGCATCCCTTGGCGTATCCCTGCAGACCGTGGCTAAGAGGGTTTTCGACGTACAGCAGATGAACGACACCATCCTTCATTTGAGGTCAAGAGACGACGCAATGGCGCAATTGGAGAAGTATTTTGTCTGCTTTGTCAGGACTTTGCACTTACAGAACTCAAGAGACCGTCTAGAGGGAACGATACAGTTGCAAAGTAGAATGAAGGATGAGATAAGGGAGTGCAGCGAGGCGATTTtgaacgaggaggacgcACTGGTACTAAGAGATATGGTGTACACGTACCTCGTTGATTTGGAAGTTGGCCTACTGCACAATAAGAAGTCGCTGTCTCTTTATGATTCCCTGTGCCTCGGGTTACCACAGTTACGGGACGTGTTGCAACGATACGATACTATGGGTACCACTTTCGAAGACACGATAACAAGGGACCTGGGGCCCCTGCCGAAGCCAAAGAAGACGGCAGCACAGAGGCCAATCTCAGCTGTCACTCCGAAACCAATTACGAACAGGGACGAGTTGCAAGGCGCTATCACTGGCAGTGAACCGGAACGAGAGAAACAAGTCTCTGTGTCCTGGGGAAATTTGGTCCCCACCGCGAAGAAGTACTACTCTGACCACGTAGCCCAGTTTCTTGCAAGGCAGGACCCGCGGATTCTCCGCGCACTGTCCATCTGCCTTCTCCTGCTCGTGATCATCCACAGGGACAAGTTCCGCTCGCACAATTTCCGCCAATTGTTCCAAAGAACGCTTCGAAACTCGCTGCAACAGCTGTGGTACATCACCAAGACCTTGACGAGTGTCTAG
- the TPD3 gene encoding protein phosphatase 2A structural subunit TPD3 (similar to Saccharomyces cerevisiae TPD3 (YAL016W); ancestral locus Anc_7.88) encodes MNSAMVGSGTGENAAGGADSAVNATGTGENNDLYPLALLMDELKHDDIANRVEAMKKLDTIALALGTERTRDELIPFLTEVAQDDEDEVFAVLAEELGKFVSFVGGDKYATVLLPALEILASTEETLVRDKAVESLNSVSLELSQQQIFDDFTPLIEHLATADWFSSRVSACGLFRSVIVRVKEDSLRKNLLALYLQLVQDDTPMVKRAAAKNLPSIIDLLTQNPDLSTSDDWDYISNMFQSIISDNQDSVKFLAVDCLIAILKFFNVKGEKAHLKDLLESAIKLITDEAWRVRYMAAERFESLASQFVTEPEFIKELVPPFLRLCEDNEGDVRKAIAEQIPGFATLLNDSDLVITKIIPAVQNLSMDENEAVRASLALNITNLVTLMSKEEGITHLLPILLNMLKDEFPEVRLNIIANLKVINDVIGVDLLAESLLPAITELANDVNWRVRMAIIDYTPVLAEHLGVDFFNQHLSDLCLSWLWDTVYSIREDAVKNLTKLAQIFGPDWCRDEIISRLLKFDSQLLENFIYRFTLLSALTALVPVVSTDAVTEQVLPFVKHLTDDAVPNIRFSAAKSYAVIVEALVKGGNTTYLPLIKETIIPSLEKLTQDTDVDVKYFAGVSLKKCQSLLP; translated from the coding sequence ATGAATTCTGCGATGGTTGGGTCTGGTACGGGTGAGAATGCTGCTGGTGGCGCTGATTCTGCGGTGAATGCGACCGGTACGGGGGAGAACAATGACTTGTACCCCCTTGCGCTGTTGATGGACGAATTGAAGCACGATGATATTGCGAACAGGGTGGAGGCtatgaagaaattggacaCGATTGCGTTGGCTTTGGGAACCGAGAGGACCCGTGACGAGCTGATCCCGTTTTTGACCGAGGTCGCAcaggacgacgaggatgaggTGTTTGCCGTTTTGGCAGAGGAATTAGGGAAGTTTGTATCGTTTGTGGGCGGCGACAAGTACGCGACCGTGTTGTTGCCCGCGTTGGAGATTTTGGCGTCCACGGAGGAGACGCTGGTGAGGGATAAAGCGGTTGAGTCCCTGAATAGCGTTTCGCTAGAGTTGTCTCAACAGCAGATTTTCGACGATTTCACACCACTGATCGAGCACTTGGCCACTGCTGACTGGTTCTCCTCGAGAGTGTCCGCGTGTGGGCTGTTCAGGTCCGTGATTGTGCGGGTGAAGGAGGATTCGCTGAGGAAGAATCTGCTTGCCCTGTACTTGCAGCTGGTGCAGGACGATACTCCGATGGTGAAGAGAGCCGCGGCGAAGAACTTGCCCTCGATCATCGACCTGTTGACGCAAAACCCAGACTTGTCCACAAGTGACGACTGGGACTACATCTCAAACATGTTCCAAAGTATTATAAGTGACAACCAGGACTCGGTAAAGTTTTTGGCCGTTGACTGTCTGATTGCCATCttgaaattcttcaatGTGAAGGGCGAGAAAGCGCACTTGAAGGACCTTTTGGAGTCTGCGATCAAGTTGATCACCGATGAAGCGTGGAGGGTTCGTTACATGGCCGCGGAAAGATTCGAGAGCTTGGCCTCGCAGTTCGTTACAGAACCTGAATTCATCAAAGAACTGGTACCACCGTTCCTGCGGCTGTGTGAGGATAACGAGGGTGATGTCAGAAAGGCAATCGCGGAACAGATACCGGGTTTTGCCACGTTGCTGAATGACTCGGACCTCGTAATAACCAAGATTATACCTGCCGTTCAAAATCTGAGCATGGACGAGAACGAGGCTGTGAGAGCTTCCCTTGCACTGAATATCACCAACCTGGTGACCCTCATGtcaaaggaggaaggtATCACTCACTTACTACCCATACTGCTAAACATGTTGAAGGACGAATTCCCAGAAGTAAGACTAAACATTATAGCGAACCTGAAAGTGATCAACGATGTCATTGGCGTCGACCTTCTTGCCGAGTCCCTGCTCCCAGCCATCACTGAGCTGGCCAATGACGTTAACTGGAGGGTGAGAATGGCCATCATTGACTATACCCCTGTCCTAGCGGAGCATCTGGGCGTCGACTTTTTCAACCAGCACTTGAGCGATCTATGTCTCTCGTGGTTGTGGGACACAGTGTACTCCATTAGGGAGGATGCCGTGAAAAATCTAACCAAGTTGGCACAGATATTCGGCCCCGACTGGTGTCGTGACGAGATAATTTCAAGACTGCTGAAGTTCGACTCGCAACTTTTAGAGAACTTCATCTACAGGTTTACGCTACTTTCCGCGTTGACTGCCCTCGTACCTGTTGTATCAACGGATGCAGTCACAGAACAGGTCCTCCCCTTCGTGAAGCACCTGACGGACGACGCCGTGCCGAACATCAGGTTCAGCGCGGCAAAGTCCTACGCGGTCATCGTCGAAGCACTCGTAAAGGGCGGGAACACTACGTACCTCCCACTAATAAAAGAGACCATCATCCCATCCTTGGAAAAGCTGACTCAGGACACGGACGTCGACGTTAAGTACTTTGCCGGCGTAAGCTTGAAGAAATGCCAGTCCCTACTACCATGA